GGTTCAGTTGAACCCCCTCAGCACAACGTGGCTACGCCCCTGACTgtaccaactaacgattgatttaacttattttgctaattaaactaattgaatatttaataagttttttaagtgTTGTATTAACATGTAACCTATCTAAAAGTAGAAATTTGACATAAAATTGAATacaaaagtttcaataaaattttaccacatatatattttttatttaaaagtttgtagttttttttatcttagATGAAATTGTAATTcattgaaattaaactcacacaATTGTGAGAtttcgggttcgaacccgggtcacGACGTCCAATCCAAtaatttcgattttttttttccagttgAGATAGAATTTATTGGAGAAGTTTGTAgttttatatattatgttatagtCATGATGATAGATAAACAAGAATatgaaaatattctttttttttaggtgAAGTGAAAATATTCTTCTTATGGAACACTATATATCACATATcagtataaaaatatattatcctATAAGAGTGCATATCccttaatttttcatttaaatttaaattttatttttataacataaaTCATAAGTTTAGTATACTATGTTCACCTGATAATTGTATAATGTTCCATTAAATTACCTTCGACTTAACCCACTTGGATTGGTTAAGTATTAACTTGGGATTTGAGACTGTATTCCTCCTTAAAGTAAATTTTAAATTCGATTTTCTCTATTGTCAATTTGAGTAGGCTAATTTAACTTGTTAAAGAAAAATTAGCTATAACTTCCGCTTTAATTGTATGATATGACAaaatactttatttatatatcggtgtaaaactcaaaaatagtaattctatatcagaataaaaaaaatatcattttttgatCTCTCAATTCTATTTTTTGTCAATCTCCCTCAATCAGTAAATTATAACCTCTAGATTAATCTAATGAGCCAAAAATCTAAAAgcataatttattaaaataaaacctatgtacaaaataaattatctaaAAATAGAATTGCAACAGTAAGAGTAAGACGACAAAATGGTTCAGGCATGCCGTCAAGGCGTCATCGGTTCTTCGGCAATTCGACCAGAATACCGACCGATCATCATTACATGTTAGCttaacatatataattataCTATTTGTAGATATTGATATTCTGTGATTTATAACATATGAATTCGTTCATACCCACAAGATGCAAGAACATTGCAAACCAAAGCAAGGTACGGTTTTTGATAGCATTGAGGATGCATAgaagttttgaaaaaaaaaattgagaaaataaatcATGTGGAATTAGATTTGATGGAAAAATTTGTTGAAGAGATGAAAAAATGTCTCATATGCCTTTGAGTGGGTTGTGGTTGAAAGAGATTTGTTTGAGTATTTTATGGTTGTGTTAATATGGACTTTTAGTATTTTAACCTTTAGATTAATCTAGAGATTATAATTTGCTGATTAAGAGAGATTGACAAAAAATAGGATTGAAAGGATCCAAGTCCTAAAaacaattatcataaaaaatctTTTAGAATATCTTGAAATCTTAATTCTACATCTAAATCTCTCTTATTACTAAAAATAATTGTGCCGGCATAGTCtagtagttattttattttttacaaaaatattaaacCTAAACCATTAAGATCtggtgcaaaaaaaaatataattaaacctTAAGATCTTGtccaaaaaaaagtattaaaccATAagatcttgtcaaaaaaaataatattaaacctaaatgattattattattattattattatatataaatagagGTATTGCCAATGACATGTGGAGAATAAAAGAAACGTGAAAAGGAGGCTGAAAACTTGTAAAAGGTACGCACCtctatttctatttcttttataaaaactGTACATGTTTAAACGGTGTATCAATAGGTGTTGTTATTTTTCCTAATGGTAATTTAATTCAATATTTAGtgctttatgtttattttaggttttaatttggtgttaATGAAAAACCTAATGGAAAGGACCAACTTATACATAcaattgaaacttttaaaatataacggactaaattaaaatctaaaataaacacaAGGGACCAAATGTTGAATTAAGTCATTCCTAATTTATTTGTATTGATCTGGTATTATTATCTTAGGATTTGAGAGTGTGTTTCTCTTAAAATTTTAGATAACAACATACTTTAATTATATTGCCCACTTTAATTatatatgacatgacaaaatacTTGATTTCTATTAATCATAACTTATTTGGTAAAATTCACGCAAATTTATAACTCATCGTGAAAAGAATTTAAATGAGGCTTGTTGATTAACTTTCATTGATGTTAGTACTTCCATGCCTGGAAAACCATTGATTGAATTGTGTTCTTAATCTCATTTTTGCACTTCTTCAAATTGCTTAAATTCAAGGTTATTCTTGTTGCTTTGACATCAGAAATGGAACAAGAGGAAGACAAATTGTcaaatctaccaaaaaaaattcttcataaCATACTATCAAGGCTACCGGAGGATGATGCAAATAGGACAAGTGTTTTATCAAAGGCTTGGTTAGAGACATGGTATACTTTTCCCATTTTATGTTTCTCCGATTTTGATTTCATAACAGAGTCAACACAACCAAAGGAAGATATTGCAGGTATGAGAAACATTTTAAGATTATCTGAAAACAAAAATGCTAAAACTTTGTTATTATATTTAAGTCTAGTTTTCATATATTGTCTTTTTAGATACTAAAATCACATTAATGTTTTTTCAACCAGTGGAAGATTTATCTAGGAAGAGTAAAGACTTCATTGAATATGTAAAGAGAAGATTATTGAGGTTTTGGGACCACGGGTTGCCTATCAAAGAATTTGCGTTTATGATATTAGACCTTCTCTGCATGTCAGAAGATCTTGATTTTTGCTTGAAGTTGGTCGCTGAAAGTGGTGTTGAAGTTTTAGATCTTTGTTTTCCTGATCCTTCCTTCGTCAAGGATGAGAAAGATCGGAGTGAATGTTATGTCTTACCGAAGGGTGTAATTGAAGTCAAATCACTTACCAAGTTGGTACTAGCAGGGGATATTAGAGTCGATCAAGCATTCATGAATCATTCAATTAAGTTTTTCTCCTTGAGAGAATTACATTTGTTGCATGTCGTTTTGGAAGATGAACAAGCAATAGAGCGTCTCATTTCTTGTTGCCCTTTGATTGAAATTATAACTCTGATGCTTTCTGGTGGTAGCATGAAGTCTTTGAGCATGCATGGTTTACAAAAGCTCAACACAGTTTATGTTGATGGAATAAAAGAGGTTTATATCGATGAAGCTTCGAGTCTTAAGAGTTTATATTATTGCTATGATTGTTGGAACGCACCATTTAAGATTGATTTTATTCAGTGCAAATATTTAAAAGAGTTACTCTTGTGTTTGAATAGTACTACTATTATCACAGACAAATGGTTTCTtgaaatatttccaaaatttcCATTTCTCGAGACGTTGGAGATATGGAATTGTATACTGTCTGAGACGATCAATATTTCAAGTGTTCAACTTAAATATTTGCATGTATATGATTGCTCTAACTTGAAGGAAGCCAACATTGATGCTCCAAATCTATTGTCATGTAAATTTGATGGTTTTAATGGCTCAAAACCTATTATATCTTTTTTAAACATTTCTAGTCAACTAGAAGTCCATCTTAGCGTCTCGATTGATGATCGTGATGAAGATTTGGATGTTTTTTACGTGAGGGAACTTCTCCAAAATATCAAACCTGAAAATGTTTTAATATCACTATCTCTATTCATCTATCATTTTTCGGTGagtatgaatattaattaactaCTTGTTTGGTtctatatatttacttttttttttgacaaatatatatttactttgTTTAATTAGTGTGTACTGTATTTGCCCTTAATTTATGTAGGATGCACCAAAACAGGTGTTCTTGGATATTCCATCCCCTCCACCAAGTATCAAGCATATGGACCTATTCATTCTTTCAGAACTAAATGAAAATTGGTATTCATCAGATGTAGATTTCATACGTTTGTGTTGCATACCTGAAACTATATCTTGGAACTTGGATAATTGTGATTCTAGCAAAGCATTTGTTGAGGTATGTCTTTAATTTCTCATACCAGCTATATCCGATCTTGGTTGGCCTTTCACCCCTAGCCACAAGTCATCCCTGTATTTTGCCATATACATGGGTTCGGTCCTCCAAGGCCTGTTAGAGCTCTCTTCAACCTGCTCATGGCTAGATCCGTAAAAATTATGGAGGATGTATTAGTCTCcgacataaaaataataactctATTTAATCTCTGACAAAAATAAACTCTATTTAATCTAAATATTTTGTCTTCCGTAATTTTTGTGAAGATTAAAACGAACTTTCACACTTTTATCAATGTAGAAGTTATGTGGAGAGCTTCTCATTtctaactcttttttttttcttttaattgtcTAAAATTACAGTTTTTTTATGAAACGCTAAGGAGAAGAAAAGATGATACTAAGTGTTGGTGGCGTGACTTGAAAGAAGCGAAAGTCACTAGATCTACAACAGATGAAGGGACCATGTTAAAATCGTTGCCAAAGTATTCGACTCAACAAAATATTATGTTTAGGAAAGATATTTAATtccgtaaacaaaaaaaatggaaaggTATTTAATGTTGTTGTGATCAACTGTTATAAAGGTTTTGTTTGGTAAGATTGgattttgagcttatagtttataagtTTATATGATGAAAAAAGACCTGTTTcgtaaacattttttaaaaatatcttatagtttattttactagATTATAGCTTAGTGTTCAAACgaatttcaagtagcttatagtttatcatttttcttccaattttacccctaatatcttacttgaaaaaaattaaatattaattaaacatattttttttatgtcattttatagtTATAATCTAGTTCAACCGCTAAATTTACGAAACAATACAGTTTCAATAAACTaacttatttattataaattatccGCTATAAACCAGCTTATCAGTTATCCATTGTTTTCTAACAAAACAGAACCAAAATTCTCTATCTAAACGTTCAAAAATTCTCTAACCAAAGCTCCAAAAGTGCAGTCGTGTCTCTTCTCAGCTTCACACAAACACACCACACACTTTCTTCTAGCTAGCCAGTACAATCAATAAGTCCATGCCTGGTCAAATACAAAACATTACATCAAAATTACACGCgctttttttccttcttttaattataatattgaaataaaaaatattaaatctagAAAATGGatgtatgttaattttttaaaaaaatatgccAAGGCCTGTACAACCTAGTTCAACTAAcggttaaaaataatataaaatcattgatgtaGCTCTATTCTAATTGCTtaaacttttgggataatcggttatttgatatggtatcagagcctctatgactaagtggaaGATTTATCTATATCTAGGAAGAGTAAAGACTTCATTGAATATGTAAAGAGAAGATTATTGAGGTTTCGTGACCACGGGTTGGTTATCAAAGAATTTGCGTTTAGGATATTAGACCTTCTCTGCATGTCAGAAGATCTTGATTTTTGCTTGAAGTTGGTCGCAGAAAGTGGTGTTGAAGTTTTAGATCTTTATTTTCATAGTGAATGTTATGTCTTACCGAAGAGTGTAATTGAAGTCAAATCACTTACCAGGTTGATGTTGGAAGGGGGTATTAGCGTCGATCAAGCATTCATGAATCATTCAATTAAGTTTTTCTCCTTGAGAGAATTACATTTGTTGCATGTCGTTTTGGAAGATGAACAAGCAATTGAGCGTCTCATTTCTTGTTGCCCTTTGATTGAAATTATAACTCTGATGCTTTCTGGTGGTAGCATGAAGTCTTTGAGCATGCATGGTCTACAAAAGCTCAACACAGTTTATGTTGATGGAATAAAAGAGGTTTATATCGATGAAGCTTCGAGTCTTAAGAGTTTATATTATTGCCATGATTCTTGGAACACACCATTTAAGATTGATTTTATTCAGTGCAAATATTTAAAAGAGCTACTCTTGTGTTTGAATAGTACTACTATTATCACAAACAAATGGTTTcttgaactattttcaaaatttccaTTTCTTGAGACGTTGGAGATATGGAATTGCATGCTGTCCGAGACGATTAATATTTCAAGTGTTCAACTTAAATATTTGGAGGTATCACAGTCCTATAACTTGAAGGAGGTCAACATTGATGCTCCAAATCTATTGTCATGTAAATTTGAAGGTTTTGAAGGCTCAAAACCAATTATATCTTTTTCAAACATTTCGAGTCAACTAGAAGTCGATCTTAGCGTCAACTTGATTAATAAAGATTTGGATGTTTTTTACGTGAGGGAACTTATCCAAAATATCAAACCCGAAAATGTTTTAATATCACTATCTCTATGCATCATGGTGagtatgaatattaattaactaCTTGTTTGGTTCTATATAATTTGTGTGTATATTTACCTTGTTTAATTTATGTAGGATGCACCAAAACCGGTGTTCTTGGATATTCCATCTCCTCCACCAAGTATCAAGCATATGGACCTAAtcattctttcaatactaaacGAAAATTTGTATTCATCAGATATTGTAGATTTCATACGTTTGTGTTGCATACCTGAAACTATATCTTGGAAATTAAATTGTTGGTGTCAGAGACCTTAGCTAAATTGTGTCCTGTAATTTATAACACTTGCGTGCACAATGTGTATCTTGCAGATGTTAGTTTTAATGTTAGGTGGTAATAGTTGTTTAATCAATAACTCTAGTAATTTGAATATGAAATCGACTTTGGTGGAATTTTATCTATGCCTCTATGTAGCTATGTGATACTTTGCTGATTTTTGGCATGGTGTTTTCTAAAGAGCACTGTAAGTTTCTATAGTGCGCCTGAAATTAAATTGTTTAGACATCTAGATAAAAATTTAGCCGTACGTAGTGAAATGGTGTTGtccattattatagttttggtgattatatatatatatatataggggagggatcaaattacaccggtgtaatatttgagtaatgttacaccgctcaataacgctttaacgaatacaaattttacaaaatccaccgttggattgaaagcttataacgtatagatcatccatgttgaattgtataaaaatctaaaatcatttgatatgtttctgagatagatcaagattaacggtattcaataaaaacgcataaaccattaatcttcatcggtctcaataacatatcaaacgattttagatttttgtaaaatttaacatggatgatctatacgatataaactttcaatccaacggtgaattttctaaaatttgtattcgttaaagcgttattgagcggtgtaacattactcaaatattacaccggtgtaatttgatccctccccatatatatatatatatatatata
This portion of the Trifolium pratense cultivar HEN17-A07 linkage group LG3, ARS_RC_1.1, whole genome shotgun sequence genome encodes:
- the LOC123914639 gene encoding FBD-associated F-box protein At5g56370-like, translating into MEQEEDKLSNLPKKILHNILSRLPEDDANRTSVLSKAWLETWYTFPILCFSDFDFITESTQPKEDIADTKITLMFFQPVEDLSRKSKDFIEYVKRRLLRFWDHGLPIKEFAFMILDLLCMSEDLDFCLKLVAESGVEVLDLCFPDPSFVKDEKDRSECYVLPKGVIEVKSLTKLVLAGDIRVDQAFMNHSIKFFSLRELHLLHVVLEDEQAIERLISCCPLIEIITLMLSGGSMKSLSMHGLQKLNTVYVDGIKEVYIDEASSLKSLYYCYDCWNAPFKIDFIQCKYLKELLLCLNSTTIITDKWFLEIFPKFPFLETLEIWNCILSETINISSVQLKYLHVYDCSNLKEANIDAPNLLSCKFDGFNGSKPIISFLNISSQLEVHLSVSIDDRDEDLDVFYVRELLQNIKPENVLISLSLFIYHFSDAPKQVFLDIPSPPPSIKHMDLFILSELNENWYSSDVDFIRLCCIPETISWNLDNCDSSKAFVEFFYETLRRRKDDTKCWWRDLKEAKVTRSTTDEGTMLKSLPKYSTQQNIMFRKDI
- the LOC123914640 gene encoding FBD-associated F-box protein At5g56370-like encodes the protein MERKSKDFIEYVKRRLLRFRDHGLVIKEFAFRILDLLCMSEDLDFCLKLVAESGVEVLDLYFHSECYVLPKSVIEVKSLTRLMLEGGISVDQAFMNHSIKFFSLRELHLLHVVLEDEQAIERLISCCPLIEIITLMLSGGSMKSLSMHGLQKLNTVYVDGIKEVYIDEASSLKSLYYCHDSWNTPFKIDFIQCKYLKELLLCLNSTTIITNKWFLELFSKFPFLETLEIWNCMLSETINISSVQLKYLEVSQSYNLKEVNIDAPNLLSCKFEGFEGSKPIISFSNISSQLEVDLSVNLINKDLDVFYVRELIQNIKPENVLISLSLCIMDAPKPVFLDIPSPPPSIKHMDLIILSILNENLYSSDIVDFIHVSFNVRW